A single window of Synechococcus sp. CBW1004 DNA harbors:
- a CDS encoding ribbon-helix-helix protein, CopG family: protein MKRRSLKIPLDDPTAQLLEAVCAETGRSRSEIVRDALRRQLRLMRFEGLRRQALPFGEAAGWRNEDEVFAAVS, encoded by the coding sequence ATGAAACGCCGCTCGCTCAAGATCCCATTGGATGACCCCACGGCGCAGCTGTTGGAGGCCGTCTGCGCTGAAACCGGCCGCAGCCGCAGCGAGATCGTGCGGGACGCGCTCCGCAGGCAGCTCCGGCTGATGCGCTTTGAAGGGCTGCGGCGCCAGGCCCTGCCGTTCGGCGAGGCGGCCGGCTGGCGCAACGAGGATGAGGTGTTTGCTGCCGTGTCTTGA
- a CDS encoding DUF4160 domain-containing protein, producing MGKVECFSLPNLNLIFYSNDHLPAHFHVIGSKWEIKVYIETTTRSSLHYSIKWSRLRRKTPSAKSLRAIAAKVCDHRLQLLEEWERKVLCEL from the coding sequence ATGGGAAAGGTTGAATGCTTCTCGCTACCCAATCTCAATCTCATTTTTTACAGCAACGATCACCTGCCAGCCCACTTTCATGTGATCGGCAGCAAGTGGGAGATCAAAGTCTACATAGAAACAACCACCAGGTCTTCGCTCCACTACAGCATTAAATGGTCACGTCTCAGACGAAAGACGCCAAGCGCCAAAAGCCTCAGGGCGATCGCCGCCAAGGTGTGCGATCACCGGCTGCAGTTGCTCGAGGAGTGGGAGAGGAAGGTGCTGTGCGAGCTCTGA